The genomic window ataaataaaaataataataatacttataattgcatttattacaacgcaagagaccctaaagaggtcacgattaaaccccggtgaactaaccggctgttaatcgagacataaagtatcGGACCTAAATGTAATACTTATGACCTAAATGTAAtgttaataattaaaatctttgatctttaataacttaaaaagtattgccttattttaataactttatataataaattttgcttataatttgttcttttatagatttgtgcagttattttttataaaataattttcacccccgagaaggggcggtatccaccctcagggtaaaggcgcaaggtggtaccatgtcacctttgtgtcttgaggtatcctctaaccactgaccaattttcgtgaaaatcgatgaaggttcgcCGAAATCGAAGGttatcgttgatttttaccttcagtgactgcactatacaaaataaattgcactTTActtatctaaatgcgcgtaattcgggagcttataaattattaaatgatatgtagtcgtcaaataattaatttaatgcatttttaTGTACAACTTTCTCtgaagccgggaagatagggtggttttcttgcgaagggtttgtagctcaataatcgatatgcacgtgatttaatagtttattcttagagtatataagcaataggaattatatccgcaatacgatatattttaagcatgtttctcttaagttaaatcaactaagggttgtttgggggtgaaggggatgagctcaaaaatcgaaactatataatttcaagagctcataaatagctcgtaattctaccgcaaaaaccgattcaatattcctatttttaagtagtggggggctgactcagccccccccccactaaagtattacattcctgctcagtggaacgagctcaaaatttttagtttgtggaatatgaaagctcataaatagctcataaatcagggctatttgttttttaatttttgcaagtggggggggggggggggcagctcaacacgggtgtgtGAAACAATTGtacaagaatgaatagaaatGAAATATTTAGTCAGTAGATTgtatttatacttaataaaagaaatggtcttgaaattaaaacaaaataagtatcaagatttatatgatacagttaagaaagcataggaaCTCCGATAAAAGTATTGTCTTTTGTCTCAATAAAGGTATTGTTATAATTAGTTGTACAGTGAATTGAGAGAAAAAAAtacgcggatattaatgagctacatagtaatactaatttggatacattcgtaaatTGTCGGATACAATTCGTAACTTTGATAGCTAACcttaaaaaatccagaaataacatggaattaaaaaaaatcactaaaagaggggggtcatgagttgcaattgcgacATCGTTATGAGGGGGCGGGTCAACTGTAAACGACGATTTACGACGGAAGggggggggagggtattaaaaagtccaaaatttttacgacgtaTTTTATGGATGATCCCAAATCAGTGTGTTCAGCAGTGTCGCTAGCTTACAATTGCGCTTTAAAAAGACGTCTTTGCAAGCTTCCTATTTAATTCACAATTTTTGTTGTAATCTTCATAATGTCgtctatatttaaaattttggaacACAAAACTTGCTGGTGAATAATGcaatgaaatgaaaaaaaaacgatGGAAAGTCCTCGTTAGCTCGACATAATGCAACAAATCCATTGTTAACGCCTGTCATGGATGGTGCACCATCTGTTGTAATACACACTAGTTTGTAAATCGGTAACCCGTATTGTTccacaaaatttataaaaacgtTGTATATATCTTCTCCGCGAGTTTTCTCTTTCAGAGGCAGCATTGTTAACAAATCTTCTTTACATGGCATATCAGAAAATACCATTCGAATGAAAATACACAACTGGGCGGTATCAGTCATATCGGTTGACTCGTCAAATTGCAAAGAAAAGTATACACACTTCATAATATCACTTTTCACTTGGCTTTCCAAATCTTTGCACATGATTTCGATACGTCTGGTGACCGTTGGGCGTGACAACTGGACTTGTTTGATAGCAGACataatatctgttttatttttgaagtcTTCAAATAATACACTCGCTGCTTCAATGAATGCTTCTTTCACTACCTCTCCATCTTCAAACGGTTTTTTATGTTGTGCCAGTATATAAGAAATTTTGAATGACGCAATCGTTGCAGCTACTGATTGTTTAACAGGCCTAGTGAACATTGATTGTTCCGTCTTCAAACTACTTTTCAAGTCTTGCACTTTCCGTTTTCTAAACAAACTGTTTTGCGGAAAATCATTTTCATAGTTTTTGTGCAAAGTTTTATAATGCCTTTCTAAATTTCCGCATTTGGGAAGAGCAACGGAAGACCGACAAACAAGACAAACACACTTATCTTTTACCATGGTAAACAGGAATTCTTCTTCCCAGGCATTATTAAAATGATATGTCTTACTATTTTCGCCGCACTCATATCGAGTTTCAAATATTAACGTATAATAAAATCTTTGACtggtttttaaaaatactttGGTAATGAATGACTAATGATTGACTGACAGCCATGCATTGTCGATACAGCACACTAGCAGTTTAAGTTATCTGTGAATGCTGATATGACGAATAGACGAATCGGCATTATCGCAACTTTTGGGTGAGGAGATCGCATATTTTATTTCGCTCTTACACGTGTGGAGAGTCAGCGCATTCCCCGTCTTTTCCATTTgtattaaatacaaaaatacatacaataaaaataaatttaattttttccgGTCCGCgaggtcgatcgcgatcgactctTTGAGCACCGCTGCTTTTGcatctacaacgagcgacgaatcagagatacCAGATtagggtactttcgcccatttttagggtaatttgaaagcgcctgggaaaacttttataggttgaattggttgggtaatttttcgggaggaaaattgagcaaactaaattgaaatataaatatatgtaacattataacctattgagtatttgcttttgattaaaaaaaccgaaaacaggttaaaccgtaagtaaaaaaaccggtataaccgaaaaccggttttttgttcaacaaccgccatccctaccttggttgttgcaaatacagtgcgctggaataagtgttacccccttattaacttatttatttttagcacataagaaaaacgctcgaacaggtcgattgtcgatttttaaaatagtcatagtatattatagcgtcaatgtttcaaactttacgcgatccctcttcaggtgacagtcataactttgatttttttaaataggaaagtaggtacatcatgtaacacctcgtttaaaagcttttgaagtactgattacaaaaatgtatattattttaagcctttctgagagcataggcgcaaaatttcgctcgaattatttttaaatgcgttcattttttttgaatcctgagaaaacattaattatttttgaaaaatttaaacgcagaaagaaatattactgtattatccatggtcgaaagtccccGAGAActtcttaatatttatttttaataagtcacaggggtgaaaaaatagttagtctgatttttaattttaaatatatcattcaaaagaaactttttgtttattataagggactttctgccctcggcaataatgtattcttttattctgcttttaaatgttttaaaaatacctattagttatctcaggattcgaaaaaaataaattcgtttaaaaataactcgaccgaaattttgcgcctacgctctcaaaaagaattaaagtattatacatttttgtactgtttgaatttatgcgacgatccactgatttaaagattggttgaacagatgttgccagttgtatggtcctcactatgtgtatcgtaagttattcaacagggcatagaatatacatggttagaaaatatacgcaaaAGTCAGCGCCTCtgtgcggaaaatctctgaactaaaaattgatgtggaccatacaaaatgaggtcccacttttttttgtaaaaaaacagtgtttgctatcagtacatgtctacgaaaaagtcttacattgattgactaagtgaggtccgtatactggacctcactttgtataggacctcacttcaaccgcagtttcttttgatatgtggctcacttcatacgctgggagtaaatatatatatatatatatatatatatatatatatatatatatatatatatatatatatatatatatatatatcagagttaaaacacaccatcaaaagatgtcatagaataaatataaaaatttaccatccttaccaaattttagaatgtattttgtccattgttttctgtattctatgtttgtgttagtattgttgagggtcataaagcttttaaataatctcaacgactagtaagttgaactgacgaattgtgatattttataaaaatttacatatttctttttatctatattgcagagtcttgaaaaaggaataaaaccattccgaaagctagacaaaaagtcaaaagagtgtttctttaacatcctggccaaccttctgactgcaaccctaataaactagttgtttgtatatatatatatatatatatgtaataatgaaaacctggtatgtaaaagtctaaaaggctatttataaaaaaatagaagaataataaATATTCTGACACAAAATTGACATAAATCTTGTTCCGTTAATTTTAAaatctaatttaatattttcttacttatttgttaatttttttcgtttaaacttgttaatgtattatttgttattgttaatttaaagattagaATGTTAAAGACTTATAAAACCGATTTTCTTTAAGGTATGTAAATATTTTGTCATGATTGtattcaaaattaataaattttgttctttaaGGAGAAAAAACGGTGTTTAGTCTATGTCCCGAGTTTCCAGAGTTTCTACATTATAAATCGGTTTTTGGTCACCTTGAAAACAGGAAGATGTCAACAAAGAAGGTACGAATCCA from Diabrotica virgifera virgifera chromosome 5, PGI_DIABVI_V3a includes these protein-coding regions:
- the LOC126885541 gene encoding protein ZBED8-like, whose amino-acid sequence is MVKDKCVCLVCRSSVALPKCGNLERHYKTLHKNYENDFPQNSLFRKRKVQDLKSSLKTEQSMFTRPVKQSVAATIASFKISYILAQHKKPFEDGEVVKEAFIEAASVLFEDFKNKTDIMSAIKQVQLSRPTVTRRIEIMCKDLESQVKSDIMKCVYFSLQFDESTDMTDTAQLCIFIRMVFSDMPCKEDLLTMLPLKEKTRGEDIYNVFINFVEQYGLPIYKLVCITTDGAPSMTGVNNGFVALCRANEDFPSFFFHFIALFTSKFCVPKF